In one window of Tubulanus polymorphus chromosome 3, tnTubPoly1.2, whole genome shotgun sequence DNA:
- the LOC141902614 gene encoding ubiquitin-like modifier-activating enzyme 1 isoform X1, translating to MSDIEVNQAVSSPPSKKRKTTTSDDTALQTDSTQNISDKLSSNNSALTTKSAKMTSNGTENKTDIDEGLYSRQLYVLGHDAMRRMGVSNVLISGMRGLGVEIAKNVVLSGVKSVTIHDQQNASMTDLSTQFFLREEDIGKNRAEVCQSRLAELNSYVPVTAHTDKLTTEFISQFQAVVLTNSTLIEQLELGGFCHENGIKFIVANTTGLCGQIFCDFGENFTVFDTNGEQPISNMIAGIDKDTEAVVTCLDETRHNYEDGDFVTFSEINGMTELNGCEPRKIKVLGPYTFSIGDTSSYSDYVRGGIVTQVKMPKSFNYKSISEAMKAPEFVMTDFGKFEAPGQLHIAFQALDEFQGRHGRLPKPRNQADADTFIAVAKEVNSKSEAKVEELNEELLKKFSFTAAGDVCPVVAFIGGVTAQEVMKAVSGKFTPIQQFLYFDAFESLPEEEGGSLTEDDCQPIGCRYDAQIAVFGKSFQDKLNNLKYFVVGAGAIGCELLKTCAMVGIGASDSGCVYVTDMDIIEKSNLNRQFLFRSHDVQKSKSSTAAAAVKVMNPNMNIVAHLNRVGPQTEKVYDDEFFENLDGVANALDNIDARMYMDRRCVYYCKPLLESGTLGTKGNVQVVIPHMTESYSSSQDPPEKSIPVCTLKNFPNAIEHTLQWARDMFEGLFTQKAEDAHLYLTDPKFLERTLKMPGIQPTEVLDGVKRMLVDDKPNSFEDCVEWARNLWQENYDNTIKQLLFNFPSDTKTSSGALFWSGPKRCPHHLKFDSSIELHLDFVVSAANLRAHMYGMKGTGNREKIVEILNNVVVPEFIPKSGVRIATTEAENNAMRNDNDCDSIESLQKSIPAPSELKHLKISPLEFEKDDDTNFHMDFIVAASNLRAENYDIPPADRHKSKLIAGKIIPAIATTTALVVGLVGIELYKLVQGHKKLETFKNGFVNLALPFFGFSEPMPAPKNKYYDNEFTLWDRFEINTSMTLQEFLDYFQNDLGLEITMLSHGVCLLYSFFMSGSKETRKERLALEMSKLVEKVSKKKIPSHVRALVFEICCNDKDGEDVEVPYVKYKLPV from the exons ATGTCTGATATCGAGGTAAATCAAGCTGTAAGTTCTCCTCCATCCAAGAAACGAAAGACGACGACTAGTGACGACACCGCGCTGCAAACCGACTCAACTCAAAACATCTCCGATAAATTATCATCGAATAATTCAGCTTTAACAACGAAGAGT GCCAAAATGACGAGTAACgggactgaaaataaaaccgatatCGATGAAGGTTTATATTCAAGACAACT GTATGTTTTGGGTCACGACGCTATGAGGCGTATGGGTGTATCTAATGTACTGATATCTGGTATGAGAGGTCTAGGAGTTGAAATTGCTAAGAATGTCGTATTAAGTGGTGTTAAATCAGTTACTATACACGACCAACAGAACGCGAGTATGACTGATCTATCAACACAG TTTTTCCTACGTGAAGAGGATATCGGTAAGAACCGAGCTGAAGTTTGTCAGTCACGTTTGGCCGAGTTGAACAGTTACGTTCCAGTTACAGCTCATACTGATAAACTCACTACTGAATTCATCAGTCAGTTTCAG GCTGTCGTACTTACAAATTCTACATTGATCGAACAGTTAGAACTAGGTGGATTTTGTCACGAAAACGGAATCAAATTCATCGTAGCGAATACTACTGGATTGTGTGG tcaAATATTCTGTGATTTCGGTGAGAATTTCACTGTGTTTGATACAAACGGTGAACAACCGATCAGTAACATGATTGCTGGTATTGATAAG GATACAGAAGCTGTCGTCACTTGCCTCGATGAAACCAGACATAATTATGAAGATGGAGATTTTGTAACGTTCTCAGAAATCAATGGAATGACCGAATTAAACGGCTGTGAACCACGGAAAATTAAAGTACTCG GTCCGTACACGTTCAGTATCGGCGATACATCGAGTTATTCTGACTATGTACGAGGTGGAATCGTGACGCAGGTTAAAATGCCCAAATCATTCAACTATAAATCAATCTCTGAAGCGATGAAAGCTCCGGAATTTGTGATGACAGATTTTGGAAAGTTCGAAGCTCCCGGTCAACTCCATATTGCATTCCAAGCTTTAGATGAGTTTCAGGGTCGACACGGACGTCTGCCTAAACCTAGAAATCAG GCTGATGCCGATACGTTTATTGCTGTCGCTAAAGAAGTGAATTCTAAAAGTGAAGCTAAAGTAGAAGAATTAAACGAGGAATTATTGAAGAAGTTCTCGTTTACGGCGGCGGGTGACGTCTGCCCGGTCGTAGCGTTTATAGGTGGCGTTACTGCACAGGAAGTGATGAAG GCTGTTAGTGGTAAATTTACTCCTATTCAGCaattcttatattttgatgCGTTTGAAAGTTTACCAGAAGAGGAAGGAGGAAGTTTAACTGAAGATGATTGTCAACCG ATTGGATGCAGATATGATGCACAAATTGCTGTTTTCGGGAAGAGCTTCCAGGATAAATTAAACAACCTCAAATATTTTGTG GTTGGAGCTGGAGCAATAGGTTGTGAGTTACTAAAGACATGTGCAATGGTAGGAATTGGAGCGAGTGACTCCGGCTGTGTTTATGTTACCGATATGGATatcattgaaaaatcaaatctcAACCGACAGTTTCTATTCCGATCTCACGACGTTCAG AAATCTAAATCATCGACAGCAGCTGCAGCCGTTAAAGTGATGAATCCTAACATGAATATCGTCGCTCATTTAAACCGCGTCGGGCCGCAAACCGAGAAAGTATACGACGATGAATTCTTTGAGAATTTGGACGGTGTCGCGAACGCACTCGATAATATTGACGCCC GAATGTATATGGATCGTCGATGTGTTTATTATTGTAAACCACTCCTCGAATCAGGAACATTAGGAACTAAAGGAAACGTTCAAGTCGTAATTCCACATATGACTGAATCTTATTCGTCTTCACAAGATCCACCGGAGAAATCGATTCCTGTTTGTACGTTGAAGAACTTTCCGAATGCTATAGAACACACCCTGCAGTGGGCCAGGGATATGTTTGAGGGTTTATTCACTCAGAAAGCTGAAGATGCGCATCTGTACCTCACCGACCCGAAGTTCCTCGAGAGAACACTCAAAATGCCCGGTATACAACCG ACGGAAGTTTTGGACGGAGTAAAGAGAATGTTAGTCGATGATAAACCGAATTCGTTTGAGGATTGTGTTGAGTGGGCGAGAAATCTGTGGCAGGAAAATTACGACAACACAATTAAACAATTACTATTTAACTTCCCCAGTGACACG AAAACGAGTTCAGGAGCTTTATTTTGGTCGGGTCCGAAGAGATGTCCTCAtcatttaaaatttgattcgTCGATT GAGTTGCATTTAGATTTCGTTGTATCAGCTGCTAATCTCCGCGCCCATATGTATGGTATGAAGGGTACCGGTAACAGAGAGAAGATCGTCGAGATTCTCAACAATGTCGTCGTTCCGGAATTCATTCCTAAATCGGGAGTTCGAATCGCGACGACTGAAGCTGAAAACAACGCGATGAGGAACGATAACGATTGCGATTCGATTGAATCCCTTCAGAAATCGATTCCGGCTCCGAGCGAATTGAAACATCTTAAAATCAGTCcgttagaatttgaaaaagatgACGACACAAATTTCCACATGGATTTCATTGTCGCGGCTTCGAATCTGAGAGCTGAGAATTATGATATTCCTCCCGCTGACAGACACAAG AGTAAACTGATCGCTGGTAAGATTATACCCGCTATTGCCACGACGACTGCTCTAGTTGTTGGACTCGTCGGTATTGAATTATACAAg TTAGTTCAAGGCCACAAGAAATTAGAAACGTTCAAGAACGGATTTGTTAATTTGGCGTTGCCTTTCTTCGGGTTTTCTGAACCGATGCCAGCTCCTAAGAATAAG tacTATGACAATGAATTTACATTATGGGACCGATTTGAAATCAACACTAGTATGACACTGCAAGAATT
- the LOC141902614 gene encoding ubiquitin-like modifier-activating enzyme 1 isoform X2, which translates to MTSNGTENKTDIDEGLYSRQLYVLGHDAMRRMGVSNVLISGMRGLGVEIAKNVVLSGVKSVTIHDQQNASMTDLSTQFFLREEDIGKNRAEVCQSRLAELNSYVPVTAHTDKLTTEFISQFQAVVLTNSTLIEQLELGGFCHENGIKFIVANTTGLCGQIFCDFGENFTVFDTNGEQPISNMIAGIDKDTEAVVTCLDETRHNYEDGDFVTFSEINGMTELNGCEPRKIKVLGPYTFSIGDTSSYSDYVRGGIVTQVKMPKSFNYKSISEAMKAPEFVMTDFGKFEAPGQLHIAFQALDEFQGRHGRLPKPRNQADADTFIAVAKEVNSKSEAKVEELNEELLKKFSFTAAGDVCPVVAFIGGVTAQEVMKAVSGKFTPIQQFLYFDAFESLPEEEGGSLTEDDCQPIGCRYDAQIAVFGKSFQDKLNNLKYFVVGAGAIGCELLKTCAMVGIGASDSGCVYVTDMDIIEKSNLNRQFLFRSHDVQKSKSSTAAAAVKVMNPNMNIVAHLNRVGPQTEKVYDDEFFENLDGVANALDNIDARMYMDRRCVYYCKPLLESGTLGTKGNVQVVIPHMTESYSSSQDPPEKSIPVCTLKNFPNAIEHTLQWARDMFEGLFTQKAEDAHLYLTDPKFLERTLKMPGIQPTEVLDGVKRMLVDDKPNSFEDCVEWARNLWQENYDNTIKQLLFNFPSDTKTSSGALFWSGPKRCPHHLKFDSSIELHLDFVVSAANLRAHMYGMKGTGNREKIVEILNNVVVPEFIPKSGVRIATTEAENNAMRNDNDCDSIESLQKSIPAPSELKHLKISPLEFEKDDDTNFHMDFIVAASNLRAENYDIPPADRHKSKLIAGKIIPAIATTTALVVGLVGIELYKLVQGHKKLETFKNGFVNLALPFFGFSEPMPAPKNKYYDNEFTLWDRFEINTSMTLQEFLDYFQNDLGLEITMLSHGVCLLYSFFMSGSKETRKERLALEMSKLVEKVSKKKIPSHVRALVFEICCNDKDGEDVEVPYVKYKLPV; encoded by the exons ATGACGAGTAACgggactgaaaataaaaccgatatCGATGAAGGTTTATATTCAAGACAACT GTATGTTTTGGGTCACGACGCTATGAGGCGTATGGGTGTATCTAATGTACTGATATCTGGTATGAGAGGTCTAGGAGTTGAAATTGCTAAGAATGTCGTATTAAGTGGTGTTAAATCAGTTACTATACACGACCAACAGAACGCGAGTATGACTGATCTATCAACACAG TTTTTCCTACGTGAAGAGGATATCGGTAAGAACCGAGCTGAAGTTTGTCAGTCACGTTTGGCCGAGTTGAACAGTTACGTTCCAGTTACAGCTCATACTGATAAACTCACTACTGAATTCATCAGTCAGTTTCAG GCTGTCGTACTTACAAATTCTACATTGATCGAACAGTTAGAACTAGGTGGATTTTGTCACGAAAACGGAATCAAATTCATCGTAGCGAATACTACTGGATTGTGTGG tcaAATATTCTGTGATTTCGGTGAGAATTTCACTGTGTTTGATACAAACGGTGAACAACCGATCAGTAACATGATTGCTGGTATTGATAAG GATACAGAAGCTGTCGTCACTTGCCTCGATGAAACCAGACATAATTATGAAGATGGAGATTTTGTAACGTTCTCAGAAATCAATGGAATGACCGAATTAAACGGCTGTGAACCACGGAAAATTAAAGTACTCG GTCCGTACACGTTCAGTATCGGCGATACATCGAGTTATTCTGACTATGTACGAGGTGGAATCGTGACGCAGGTTAAAATGCCCAAATCATTCAACTATAAATCAATCTCTGAAGCGATGAAAGCTCCGGAATTTGTGATGACAGATTTTGGAAAGTTCGAAGCTCCCGGTCAACTCCATATTGCATTCCAAGCTTTAGATGAGTTTCAGGGTCGACACGGACGTCTGCCTAAACCTAGAAATCAG GCTGATGCCGATACGTTTATTGCTGTCGCTAAAGAAGTGAATTCTAAAAGTGAAGCTAAAGTAGAAGAATTAAACGAGGAATTATTGAAGAAGTTCTCGTTTACGGCGGCGGGTGACGTCTGCCCGGTCGTAGCGTTTATAGGTGGCGTTACTGCACAGGAAGTGATGAAG GCTGTTAGTGGTAAATTTACTCCTATTCAGCaattcttatattttgatgCGTTTGAAAGTTTACCAGAAGAGGAAGGAGGAAGTTTAACTGAAGATGATTGTCAACCG ATTGGATGCAGATATGATGCACAAATTGCTGTTTTCGGGAAGAGCTTCCAGGATAAATTAAACAACCTCAAATATTTTGTG GTTGGAGCTGGAGCAATAGGTTGTGAGTTACTAAAGACATGTGCAATGGTAGGAATTGGAGCGAGTGACTCCGGCTGTGTTTATGTTACCGATATGGATatcattgaaaaatcaaatctcAACCGACAGTTTCTATTCCGATCTCACGACGTTCAG AAATCTAAATCATCGACAGCAGCTGCAGCCGTTAAAGTGATGAATCCTAACATGAATATCGTCGCTCATTTAAACCGCGTCGGGCCGCAAACCGAGAAAGTATACGACGATGAATTCTTTGAGAATTTGGACGGTGTCGCGAACGCACTCGATAATATTGACGCCC GAATGTATATGGATCGTCGATGTGTTTATTATTGTAAACCACTCCTCGAATCAGGAACATTAGGAACTAAAGGAAACGTTCAAGTCGTAATTCCACATATGACTGAATCTTATTCGTCTTCACAAGATCCACCGGAGAAATCGATTCCTGTTTGTACGTTGAAGAACTTTCCGAATGCTATAGAACACACCCTGCAGTGGGCCAGGGATATGTTTGAGGGTTTATTCACTCAGAAAGCTGAAGATGCGCATCTGTACCTCACCGACCCGAAGTTCCTCGAGAGAACACTCAAAATGCCCGGTATACAACCG ACGGAAGTTTTGGACGGAGTAAAGAGAATGTTAGTCGATGATAAACCGAATTCGTTTGAGGATTGTGTTGAGTGGGCGAGAAATCTGTGGCAGGAAAATTACGACAACACAATTAAACAATTACTATTTAACTTCCCCAGTGACACG AAAACGAGTTCAGGAGCTTTATTTTGGTCGGGTCCGAAGAGATGTCCTCAtcatttaaaatttgattcgTCGATT GAGTTGCATTTAGATTTCGTTGTATCAGCTGCTAATCTCCGCGCCCATATGTATGGTATGAAGGGTACCGGTAACAGAGAGAAGATCGTCGAGATTCTCAACAATGTCGTCGTTCCGGAATTCATTCCTAAATCGGGAGTTCGAATCGCGACGACTGAAGCTGAAAACAACGCGATGAGGAACGATAACGATTGCGATTCGATTGAATCCCTTCAGAAATCGATTCCGGCTCCGAGCGAATTGAAACATCTTAAAATCAGTCcgttagaatttgaaaaagatgACGACACAAATTTCCACATGGATTTCATTGTCGCGGCTTCGAATCTGAGAGCTGAGAATTATGATATTCCTCCCGCTGACAGACACAAG AGTAAACTGATCGCTGGTAAGATTATACCCGCTATTGCCACGACGACTGCTCTAGTTGTTGGACTCGTCGGTATTGAATTATACAAg TTAGTTCAAGGCCACAAGAAATTAGAAACGTTCAAGAACGGATTTGTTAATTTGGCGTTGCCTTTCTTCGGGTTTTCTGAACCGATGCCAGCTCCTAAGAATAAG tacTATGACAATGAATTTACATTATGGGACCGATTTGAAATCAACACTAGTATGACACTGCAAGAATT